From uncultured Roseateles sp., the proteins below share one genomic window:
- a CDS encoding SAM-dependent methyltransferase, with protein MHAEDNDLQDAEQRFLALLGDSLAQGGFAQLLLSKHRGASPDLQRVTVREVQLKGQAVLSFLFKHQTRDITKNFARDEGLAQVRALLWNDFQNAHLHTVDQEIQLAYSRKGKASLRVGKASGVVVAAEAGHDKQKHRFLELNRPFLHELGVTNAQGELIPAMSRKWRQINKFVEVFSHALAASTLATEGAIHVADFGSGKGYLTFAMHDYLRHGLKREATVTGVELREDMVALCSGVIKRLGLQGMDYHQGDVRSYTPLALNVMIALHACDVATDYAIHLGLRAGADIIMCSPCCHKQLRPQMQSPGVLNGMLRHGIHLGQQAEMVTDSLRALLLDACGYDTQVFEFVALEHTSKNKMILAVKRATPGPNAEAVAQIRDIKDFYAVREQCLETLLRADGILPALA; from the coding sequence GTGCACGCTGAAGACAACGATCTGCAAGACGCCGAACAGCGCTTTCTGGCGCTGCTGGGCGACAGCCTGGCCCAGGGCGGCTTTGCCCAGCTGCTGCTGAGCAAGCACCGCGGCGCCTCGCCCGATCTGCAGCGCGTGACCGTGCGCGAGGTGCAGCTGAAGGGCCAGGCGGTGCTGTCTTTTCTGTTCAAGCACCAGACCAGGGACATCACCAAGAACTTCGCCCGGGACGAGGGCCTGGCCCAGGTGCGCGCGCTGCTGTGGAATGACTTCCAGAACGCGCATCTGCACACGGTCGATCAGGAGATACAGCTGGCCTACAGCCGCAAGGGCAAGGCCAGCCTGCGCGTGGGCAAGGCCAGTGGCGTTGTGGTGGCGGCTGAGGCGGGACACGACAAGCAGAAGCACCGCTTCCTCGAACTGAACCGGCCTTTTCTGCACGAACTGGGCGTGACCAACGCCCAGGGCGAGCTGATCCCGGCGATGTCGCGCAAGTGGCGTCAGATCAACAAATTCGTCGAGGTGTTCTCGCACGCACTGGCGGCTTCGACACTGGCCACCGAGGGCGCCATTCACGTGGCCGACTTCGGCTCCGGCAAAGGCTATCTGACCTTTGCGATGCACGACTATCTGCGCCACGGCCTGAAGCGCGAGGCCACCGTCACCGGCGTCGAGCTGCGCGAGGACATGGTGGCCCTGTGCAGCGGCGTGATCAAGCGCCTGGGCCTGCAGGGCATGGACTATCACCAGGGTGATGTGCGCTCGTACACCCCACTCGCGCTGAATGTGATGATTGCGCTGCATGCCTGCGATGTGGCGACCGACTACGCCATCCACCTGGGCCTGCGCGCCGGCGCCGACATCATCATGTGCTCGCCCTGCTGCCACAAGCAGCTGCGGCCGCAGATGCAGTCGCCTGGAGTGCTGAATGGCATGCTGCGCCACGGCATCCACCTGGGCCAGCAGGCCGAGATGGTGACCGACTCGCTGCGCGCGCTGCTGCTGGACGCCTGCGGCTACGACACCCAGGTGTTCGAGTTCGTGGCGCTGGAGCACACCAGCAAGAACAAGATGATTCTGGCCGTCAAGCGCGCAACACCTGGCCCCAACGCGGAGGCGGTGGCGCAGATACGCGACATCAAGGACTTCTATGCGGTGCGCGAGCAGTGCCTGGAGACGCTGCTGCGCGCCGACGGCATCTTGCCGGCGCTGGCTTAG
- a CDS encoding ATP-binding cassette domain-containing protein — MAVLSITNAHLAFGHVALLDGASFSLEVGERVGLIGRNGTGKSSLLKILAGIEKLDDGLLQLQQGLTSVYVPQEPELRAEATIFDVVSEGVAEAKALRERYEIHDENDDLAWVQERIEQIGAWNWEQRVEETLHRLDLDGERVIGTLSGGLKKRVALARALVAQPDVLLLDEPTNHLDLDAITWLEELLNSFKGSLLLITHDRAFLDNVANRIMELDRGQLRSYPGNFAAFTAAKEYELQNEALFNARFDKLLAQEEIWIRKGVEARRTRSVARIQRLDVMRQAHAARRDVQGKVKLDIDTGGASGKIVATLENVFKSYGGRTIVRDFTATILRGDKVGLVGPNGAGKTTLLKMILGELAPDSGKITQGTRMSVAYFDQMRDTLDLEATLADTISPGSEWIEIGNQKKHVKSYLGDFLFSPARANSPVKSLSGGERNRLLLARLFARPANVLVLDEPTNDLDIETLELLEELLDEYDGTVFLVSHDRRFLDNVVTSTIVCEGDGRWQEYEGGVEDWLRQSKRAMAIRAKEQAAAPAPAPMAAPAPAPAPAVAAPAAKVRKLSYKEQRELDELPARIAKLEAEQAELNAQLSGTDLYSQGAARLAEVQVRFAKSEEELLAAMERWEELGAR; from the coding sequence TGGCACGGGCAAGTCCTCGCTGCTGAAAATCCTCGCCGGCATCGAAAAGCTCGATGACGGCCTGCTGCAGCTGCAGCAGGGCCTGACCAGCGTCTATGTGCCGCAGGAGCCCGAACTGCGCGCCGAGGCAACCATCTTCGACGTCGTCAGCGAGGGCGTGGCCGAGGCCAAGGCCCTGCGCGAGCGCTACGAGATCCACGACGAGAACGACGATCTGGCCTGGGTGCAGGAGCGCATCGAGCAGATCGGCGCCTGGAACTGGGAGCAGCGGGTCGAGGAGACCCTGCACCGGCTGGACCTGGACGGCGAGCGCGTCATCGGCACGCTGTCCGGCGGCCTGAAGAAGCGCGTTGCCCTGGCCCGCGCGCTGGTGGCCCAGCCCGACGTGCTGCTGCTGGACGAGCCGACCAACCACCTGGACCTGGACGCGATCACCTGGCTGGAAGAGTTGCTGAACAGTTTCAAGGGCTCGTTGCTGCTGATCACCCACGATCGGGCCTTCCTGGACAACGTCGCCAACCGCATCATGGAGCTGGACCGTGGTCAGCTGCGCAGCTACCCGGGCAACTTCGCCGCCTTCACCGCCGCCAAGGAATACGAGCTGCAGAACGAGGCGCTGTTCAATGCCCGCTTCGACAAACTGCTGGCGCAGGAGGAAATCTGGATACGCAAGGGCGTCGAGGCCCGCCGCACCCGCAGCGTGGCGCGCATCCAGCGCCTGGACGTGATGCGCCAGGCCCATGCGGCGCGGCGTGACGTGCAGGGCAAGGTCAAGCTGGACATCGACACCGGCGGCGCCAGCGGCAAGATCGTGGCCACCCTGGAGAACGTGTTCAAGAGCTATGGCGGCCGCACCATCGTGCGTGACTTCACCGCCACCATCCTGCGCGGCGACAAGGTCGGCCTGGTCGGCCCCAACGGTGCCGGCAAGACCACGCTGCTGAAGATGATCCTCGGCGAGCTGGCCCCCGACAGCGGCAAGATCACCCAGGGCACGCGCATGAGCGTGGCCTATTTCGACCAGATGCGCGATACGCTGGATCTGGAGGCGACGCTGGCCGACACCATCAGCCCCGGCAGCGAGTGGATCGAGATCGGCAACCAGAAAAAGCATGTGAAGAGCTATCTGGGCGACTTCCTGTTCTCGCCGGCGCGCGCCAATTCGCCGGTCAAGAGCCTGTCAGGTGGCGAGCGCAACCGCCTGCTGCTCGCCCGTCTGTTCGCGCGGCCCGCCAATGTGCTGGTGCTCGACGAGCCGACCAATGACCTGGACATCGAGACGCTGGAGCTGCTGGAAGAACTGCTGGACGAGTACGACGGCACCGTCTTCCTGGTCAGCCACGACCGGCGCTTTCTGGACAATGTGGTGACCTCGACGATAGTCTGCGAGGGCGATGGCCGCTGGCAGGAATATGAAGGCGGGGTCGAGGACTGGCTGCGCCAGAGCAAGCGCGCGATGGCCATCCGTGCCAAGGAGCAGGCCGCGGCGCCTGCACCGGCTCCCATGGCGGCTCCCGCTCCCGCTCCCGCTCCCGCTGTAGCTGCTCCGGCAGCCAAGGTCCGCAAGCTCAGCTACAAGGAACAGCGCGAGCTGGACGAATTGCCCGCCCGCATCGCCAAGCTGGAGGCCGAGCAGGCCGAGCTGAACGCGCAGCTGTCCGGCACCGATCTCTACAGCCAGGGCGCGGCGCGCCTGGCCGAGGTGCAGGTGCGCTTCGCCAAGAGCGAGGAAGAGCTGCTGGCCGCGATGGAACGCTGGGAAGAGCTGGGTGCACGCTGA